Proteins encoded together in one Sinorhizobium sp. B11 window:
- a CDS encoding carbohydrate ABC transporter permease yields MAKRSLSRTIVPTLLTYLGLAVGLVFAGFPILWMFFTSLKSNTEIFALPPRLLPDRFTSVAYLAIFSDPTKVRFFLNSYLVAGVVTVLTVLIAILTAYAFSRYSFRLKKTLNVFIISTQTVPPITLLIPYFGMVVAFGIFNTYFALILTYMVFTLPYAILLMTGYLNTLPKELDEAVLVDGGSSWTALWRVIIPLSVPGIVATAVYTFLLAWNEFLFALTLTKSMDMRTVPIGIELLMGQHAFEWNEMMAMSVLGSLPLLVLYLIAQRYFLAGMAAGSVKS; encoded by the coding sequence ATGGCAAAACGCTCTCTCAGTCGCACCATCGTACCGACCCTCCTGACATATCTCGGGCTGGCGGTCGGGCTGGTCTTCGCGGGCTTTCCGATCCTGTGGATGTTCTTCACGTCCTTGAAGTCGAACACCGAGATCTTTGCGCTCCCGCCGCGCCTGCTGCCTGACCGTTTCACCAGCGTCGCCTATCTTGCGATCTTCAGCGACCCAACGAAGGTTCGCTTCTTTCTCAACAGCTATCTCGTCGCGGGAGTGGTAACGGTTCTGACGGTGCTGATCGCCATCCTGACGGCCTATGCTTTCAGTCGGTATTCATTCCGGCTCAAGAAAACGCTGAACGTGTTCATCATCAGCACGCAGACCGTGCCGCCGATCACGCTTTTGATCCCCTATTTCGGCATGGTCGTCGCCTTCGGCATTTTCAACACCTATTTTGCGCTGATTTTAACCTACATGGTTTTCACGCTGCCTTATGCGATCCTTCTCATGACTGGCTATCTCAATACCTTGCCGAAGGAACTCGACGAGGCCGTGCTTGTCGATGGCGGGTCGAGCTGGACGGCGCTCTGGCGTGTAATCATCCCGCTGTCGGTGCCGGGGATCGTCGCGACGGCGGTCTATACATTCCTGCTGGCATGGAACGAATTCCTCTTCGCGCTGACCTTGACGAAGTCAATGGACATGAGGACTGTTCCCATCGGTATCGAGTTGCTTATGGGCCAACACGCGTTCGAATGGAACGAGATGATGGCGATGAGCGTGCTCGGATCGCTCCCGCTTCTGGTCTTGTATCTGATAGCCCAGCGCTACTTCCTCGCGGGCATGGCGGCCGGGTCGGTGAAGAGCTGA
- the ugpC gene encoding sn-glycerol-3-phosphate ABC transporter ATP-binding protein UgpC has protein sequence MAVVVLDKICKTFGTKFHAIKDLSLTINDGEFLILVGPSGCGKSTALRMIAGLEEISSGTLSIGGENVEDLAPKDRDIAMVFQNYALYPHMTVFENIAFSMKLAGKSKEERTKRVHEIAKTLQLHTLLDSKPAALSGGQRQRVAMGRAMVREPAAFLMDEPLSNLDAKLRVQMRAEIVSLQRQLGVTTIYVTHDQTEALTMGDRVAVLKGGVLQQVDTPKTLYSRPVNAFVAGFIGSPSMNLFEGRLQNGRIDLPTFSIPVATTAFEQSPGLRAFEGKTIVFGIRPEDLYDSGLESGSRHATIPALVKSIEELGSELIVHLKIEAARIDSGDPDAVEDLSGAANAVAKFESVSTVQPGAMINLAIDVAKLHFFDPQTHLAI, from the coding sequence GTGGCTGTTGTTGTACTGGATAAAATTTGCAAGACCTTTGGAACCAAATTCCACGCGATCAAGGATCTTAGCCTGACGATAAATGATGGCGAGTTCCTCATCCTCGTCGGTCCTTCAGGATGTGGAAAATCGACGGCATTGCGCATGATCGCCGGGCTGGAAGAGATCAGCAGCGGGACCCTGAGCATCGGTGGAGAGAATGTCGAGGATCTCGCGCCGAAGGACCGGGACATAGCGATGGTCTTTCAGAATTATGCGCTTTATCCGCATATGACGGTGTTCGAAAATATTGCCTTCTCGATGAAGCTTGCAGGCAAGAGCAAGGAAGAGCGCACGAAGCGGGTCCATGAAATTGCCAAGACCCTTCAACTGCATACGCTGCTCGACAGCAAGCCGGCCGCGCTCTCCGGCGGCCAACGCCAGCGGGTCGCCATGGGGCGCGCAATGGTGCGGGAACCGGCAGCGTTTCTCATGGACGAGCCCCTGTCAAACCTCGATGCCAAGCTGCGCGTGCAAATGCGCGCCGAAATCGTCAGCCTGCAAAGACAGCTTGGCGTGACGACGATCTATGTGACGCACGATCAGACCGAAGCCTTGACCATGGGCGACCGGGTTGCGGTCTTGAAGGGCGGCGTCCTTCAGCAGGTCGACACACCAAAAACACTGTATAGCCGGCCGGTCAACGCCTTCGTTGCGGGTTTCATCGGCTCACCATCCATGAATCTGTTCGAGGGCCGCTTGCAGAACGGCAGGATTGATCTGCCGACCTTTTCCATACCGGTCGCGACGACCGCATTCGAGCAGTCTCCCGGTCTGAGGGCGTTCGAAGGCAAGACGATCGTCTTCGGCATTCGCCCGGAAGACCTTTACGACAGCGGTCTGGAATCGGGATCACGCCACGCGACGATCCCTGCCCTCGTGAAATCGATCGAGGAGTTGGGTTCGGAGCTGATCGTTCATCTGAAGATAGAAGCAGCGCGGATCGATTCCGGTGACCCGGATGCCGTCGAGGACTTGAGCGGCGCGGCAAATGCCGTGGCGAAGTTCGAATCCGTGAGCACAGTCCAGCCGGGCGCAATGATCAACCTGGCGATCGATGTAGCCAAACTACACTTCTTCGATCCTCAGACGCATCTGGCAATCTAG
- a CDS encoding sugar ABC transporter substrate-binding protein, whose protein sequence is MNVRRFIVAAQSAVAAWALCATCAFAQTNLEFIQWWEPEMPAGALRSIMDDFEAKNPGIKVTLVSGPYSATHDQIVVGAASGTLSDVVGLDGAWVNGLAKQGAIASMDSLMADAKYDQSQIADIIKVNGQSVMFPLASFVYPVFVNLDLAKAAGVEKLPTNRTEFAAAAKKMTNADKNQYGWVLPLSLQNPGGIQNDVMSWVWASGASMLKDGKPDLENASVVGTLEYIKSLQDAGVISPGIFAKKEQDKVEEFVNGRVGMMIDSLAHINLIRQRNPNLKFGISALPAVDGYTGKRGLPYASWGIGISDKSEHKAEAWKLVEYLMSPEVNSRLVSIANAFPGNIHAKPDFSKSDPLFEEAFKIFQSGKLANEFVGLPVAEDLMRQMNVEVQKMFDGQQTAKDAAANTQKQWLVEFSK, encoded by the coding sequence ATGAACGTCAGAAGATTTATCGTGGCGGCTCAGTCGGCTGTGGCCGCCTGGGCACTATGCGCCACCTGCGCCTTTGCCCAGACCAATCTCGAGTTCATCCAGTGGTGGGAGCCAGAAATGCCCGCCGGTGCTCTGCGCAGCATCATGGATGACTTTGAAGCCAAGAACCCCGGCATCAAGGTGACGCTTGTCAGCGGTCCCTATTCCGCCACCCATGATCAGATCGTCGTGGGCGCAGCGTCCGGGACACTCAGCGATGTCGTCGGCCTGGACGGCGCATGGGTCAACGGCTTGGCAAAGCAGGGCGCAATCGCCTCGATGGACAGCCTGATGGCTGATGCCAAATATGATCAGAGCCAGATCGCCGACATCATCAAGGTCAATGGGCAAAGCGTCATGTTCCCGCTTGCCTCGTTCGTCTACCCGGTCTTTGTCAACCTCGATCTGGCAAAGGCGGCTGGGGTCGAAAAGTTGCCGACAAACCGCACCGAATTCGCTGCTGCCGCGAAGAAGATGACCAATGCGGACAAGAACCAATATGGCTGGGTGTTGCCTCTGTCGTTGCAAAACCCCGGCGGCATCCAGAATGACGTGATGTCCTGGGTCTGGGCATCCGGAGCATCCATGCTGAAGGATGGCAAGCCAGATCTGGAAAATGCCTCTGTCGTCGGCACGCTTGAATACATCAAGTCGCTGCAGGATGCCGGCGTCATCTCGCCTGGTATTTTTGCCAAGAAGGAACAGGACAAGGTCGAAGAGTTCGTCAACGGGCGTGTCGGCATGATGATCGACTCGTTGGCGCACATCAACCTCATTCGCCAGCGAAACCCCAATCTCAAATTCGGCATCTCCGCCCTTCCAGCCGTTGACGGCTACACCGGCAAGCGCGGGTTGCCCTATGCCTCCTGGGGCATCGGCATCAGTGACAAAAGCGAGCACAAGGCGGAGGCCTGGAAGCTCGTCGAATATCTGATGAGCCCGGAAGTGAACAGCCGCCTCGTGTCGATCGCCAATGCCTTCCCGGGTAATATCCACGCCAAACCCGATTTCTCGAAATCGGACCCGCTATTCGAAGAAGCCTTCAAGATATTCCAGAGCGGGAAGCTCGCCAACGAATTCGTCGGACTGCCCGTGGCCGAAGATCTCATGCGTCAGATGAATGTCGAAGTTCAGAAGATGTTCGACGGTCAGCAAACCGCAAAGGACGCGGCTGCCAATACGCAGAAGCAATGGTTGGTCGAATTCAGCAAGTAG
- a CDS encoding sugar ABC transporter permease: MSLATETMIRTQSKTRKRGLLSYKTRKRLVPYFYVAPATFLFCLLMLFPMITVLRYSLMDGAITKKDASFVGLQNYVTIFKDPVFWQSVGQTLYFTVMSVIFHLLIGLAFALLLNSQRVDPLIRSILRVLYILPWLFTAVIIAIIWRLLLDPNGVVNSILMTLHIIDFKVEWFSSTKTALHALTFANIWAGYPLYMVSLLAGLQGIPKDLYEAAGIDGANEFQKFRYITIPQLMPIIISIALLDFIWTMQVFPLVWMTTGGGPIYATEVLSTYTYKLAFSSYEFSRASASAIFILIISMGATYFYIKHQKAR; this comes from the coding sequence ATGAGCCTCGCCACCGAAACTATGATCCGGACGCAATCAAAAACGCGCAAGCGCGGTCTGCTGTCTTACAAGACAAGAAAAAGGCTGGTTCCCTACTTTTATGTTGCGCCAGCGACGTTTCTATTCTGCCTCCTGATGCTGTTTCCCATGATCACCGTCCTGCGCTATTCGCTGATGGACGGCGCGATCACGAAAAAGGACGCGTCCTTCGTCGGATTGCAGAACTATGTGACGATCTTCAAAGATCCGGTTTTCTGGCAATCGGTCGGGCAGACCCTCTACTTCACGGTGATGAGCGTCATCTTCCATCTTCTGATCGGTCTCGCCTTCGCCCTTTTGCTCAACAGCCAGCGTGTCGATCCGTTGATCAGAAGCATTCTGCGGGTTCTCTACATTCTACCCTGGCTCTTCACGGCGGTAATCATCGCGATCATCTGGCGGCTGCTTCTGGATCCGAATGGCGTCGTCAACAGTATCCTGATGACGCTCCATATCATTGACTTCAAGGTCGAGTGGTTTTCTTCGACGAAAACCGCGCTGCATGCGCTGACCTTTGCGAATATCTGGGCGGGATACCCGCTCTATATGGTGAGCCTTCTCGCCGGTCTTCAGGGCATCCCCAAGGATCTCTACGAGGCCGCCGGCATTGACGGCGCCAACGAGTTTCAGAAATTCCGCTACATCACGATCCCGCAATTGATGCCGATCATCATCAGCATCGCCTTGCTTGATTTCATCTGGACGATGCAGGTCTTTCCCCTCGTGTGGATGACGACGGGAGGCGGTCCGATCTACGCGACCGAGGTGCTCAGCACCTACACCTACAAACTTGCGTTTTCGAGTTATGAATTTTCGCGCGCGTCGGCGAGCGCAATCTTCATTCTGATCATCTCGATGGGCGCCACGTATTTCTACATCAAACACCAGAAGGCCAGGTGA